In Capricornis sumatraensis isolate serow.1 chromosome 16, serow.2, whole genome shotgun sequence, a genomic segment contains:
- the CASP1 gene encoding caspase-1 — protein MADKVLKEKRKLFVHSVSKDTINGLLDELLQKRVLNQGEMEKIRDENITTMDKARVLIDIVICKGPRACQICISHICEEDSHLAGILGLTSGSQSENYLRQESQAVVRPFPAPQAMQDNPVKLASSGPGWNLKLCPPETAQRIWKEKSGEIYPIMERSNRTRLALIICNIEFENLPRRDGADVDTRNMKVLLEGLGYKVDVKENLTASEMILELKAFAARSEHRTSDSTFLVLMSHGIRAGICGKKYSEEVQDILKVDDIFQILNTLNCPALGNKPKVIIIQACRGEKQGVVWVNDSVAASGNCSLVVPEDFDSDAIKKAHIEKDFIAFCSSTPDNVSWRHPILGSLFIIKLIKNFQEYAWSCDLEEIFRKVRFSFELPDGKVQMPTAERVTLTRCFYLFPGY, from the exons ATGGCcg ACAAGGttctgaaagagaagaggaagctgTTTGTTCATTCAGTGAGCAAGGATACAATAAATGGCTTGCTGGATGAGCTATTACAAAAAAGAGTCCTGAACCAGGGAGAGATGGAAAAAATAAGAGATGAAAATATTACAACTATGGATAAAGCCCGAGTTTTGATAGACATTGTTATTTGTAAAGGACCTCGGGCATGCCAAATCTGCATCAGCCATATTTGTGAAGAAGACTCCcacctggcaggaatactggggctCACTTCAG GCTCACAGTCTGAAAATTATCTTAGACAAGAATCCCAAGCAGTGGTCCGTCCTTTTCCAG CTCCTCAGGCAATGCAGGATAACCCAGTTAAGCTTGCATCTTCAGGACCAGGATGGAACCTCAAGCTTTGTCCCCCAGAAACAGCCCAAagaatatggaaagaaaaatcaggagaG ATTTACCCAATAATGGAAAGGTCGAACCGCACACGTCTTGCCCTTATTATCTGCAACATAGAGTTTGAAAATCTTCCCAGAAGAGATGGAGCTGATGTTGATACCAGAAATATGAAGGTGCTACTAGAAGGTCTGGGATATAAGGTGGATGTGAAAGAAAATCTCACTGCTTCG GAAATGATTTTAGAACTGAAAGCATTTGCTGCTCGCTCGGAGCACCGGACCTCTGATAGTACTTTCCTGGTACTCATGTCTCATGGAATTCGGGCTGGCATTTGTGGGAAGAAGTACTCTGAAGAAGTCCAAGACATATTAAAAGTTGATGACATCTTTCAAATTTTGAACACCTTGAACTGCCCAGCTTTAGGGAATAAACCCAAGGTGATCATTATCCAGGCCTGCCGTGGTG AGAAGCAAGGGGTGGTATGGGTAAACGATTCAGTAGCAGCTTCTGGAAACTGTTCCTTAGTGGTCCCAGAAGATTTTGACTCTGATGCCATTAAGAAAGCCCACATAGAGAAGGATTTTATTGCTTTCTGCTCTTCGACACCAG ATAATGTTTCCTGGAGACATCCCATATTGGGctctctttttattattaaactcATCAAAAATTTTCAAGAATATGCCTGGTCTTGTGACCTGGAGGAAATTTTCCGAAAG gTTCGATTTTCATTTGAGCTGCCAGATGGTAAGGTACAGATGCCCACCGCTGAAAGAGTGACTTTGACAAGATGTTTCTACCTCTTTCCAGGATATTAA